Below is a window of Salvelinus alpinus chromosome 5, SLU_Salpinus.1, whole genome shotgun sequence DNA.
ACACACACGAGGTCATAGTGGACAACCTCTCAATCATAATCTTCAATAGTGACATTTTTCTAAtctttttttttgcaaaatgttttgttttgaaGATATACTGTAGATTCCAGTGTTGGTTAGAGAAGAGAGCACTCTGGCCAGCCACTATGCCTTACACCAGAACATCAGAAACTGCACGTCAGTTTGAGGAGGAATAACAAAATAAACCAATAAACCCCACATGAAACAATAAAAAGCGTTGAGACACTTTCCCCCATAGCAGCCAATGCATATAATATACCCACAAATATAGAAAACAACAAAAGTAGTTTCAAGTTTAAGTTTCTTCAACATATCATATCCAAACTACCCATTTCCAACCTCCAAAGTTAACAATGTTTTTAAACTCCAAGCAGTGCAATTTATAGTATCAATTATAACAATAATTACTAATATTGTAATATATTTTTCATTCAATATTGTGATTCTTGCACATCATACCAAAGTACTGATTCcatgtttttatttttcttcttaGTATATTGTGTATGCATATAGGTGtgtatgcgtttgtgtgtgtgtgcgtttgtgtgtgtgtgtgtgtgtgcgtgtgtgcatgcgtgtgtgtgtgtgtttgcgtatgtgtgcatttgtgtgcttgtttgtttgtttgtttgcgtgTTTGTTTGCGTGCGTGTTTGCatgcttgtttgtttgtttgcgtgTTTGTTTGCGTGCGTGTTTGCatgcttgtttgtttgtttgcgtgTTTGTTTGCGTGGTTgtttgcatgcgtgcgtgcgtgcgtgtttgtttgtttgtttgtgtgcgtggttgttgttgttgtttgtttgtttgtttgtttgtttgcttgcttgcgtgcgtgtttgtgcgtgcgtgtgtgcgtgtttgtgtgcgtgcgtacgtgtttgtgtgtgcttgcgtgtttgtgtgtgcttgcgtgtttgtgtgtgcttgcgtgtttgtgtgtgcttgcgtgtttgtgtgtgcttgcgtgcttgcgtgtttgtgtttgcgtgcgtgtttgtgtttgcgtgcgtgcgtgtttgtgtgcgtgcgtgcgtgtttgtgtgcgtgcgtgcgtgtttgtgtgcgtgcgtgcgtgtttgtgtgcgtgcgtgcgtgtttgtgtgcgtgcgtgcgtgtttgtgtgcgtgcgtgcgtgtttgtgtgcgtgcgtgcgtgcgtgtttgtgtgcgtgcgtgtttgtgtgcgtgtgtttgtgtgtgcgtgcgtgtttgtgtgcgtgcgtgcgtgtttgtgtgcgtgcgtgtctgtgtgcgtgtttgtgtgcgtgcttgtgtgcgtgcgtgtttgtgcgtgcgtgtttgtgtgcatgcgtgcgtgcgtgcgtgtttgtgtgcgtgcgtgtttgtgtgcgtgcgtgtttgtgtgcgtgcgtgtgtgtttgtgtgcgtgtgtgtttgtgtgcgtgcgtgtgtgtgtgcgtgcgtgtttgtgtgcgtgcgtgtgtgtgtgcgtgcgtgcgtgtttgtgtgcgtgcgtgcgtgtttgtgtgcgtgcgtgtttgtttgtgtgcgtgcgtgtttgtgtgcgtgtgtgcttgtgtgtgcttgtgtgcgtgcttgtgtgtgcttgtgtgcgtgcttgtgtgtgcgtgcgtgcttgtgtgtgcgtgcgtgcttgtgtgcgtgcgtgcttgtgtgcgtgtttgtgtgcgtgcgtgcgtgcgtgtttgtgtgcgtgcgtgtttgtgtgcgtgcgtgcgtgtttgtgtgcgtgagcgtgtttgtgtgcgtgagtgtttgtgtgcgtgagtgtttgtgtgcgtgagtgtttgtgtgtttgtgtgcgtgcgtgtttgtgtgcgtgcgtgcgtgtttgtgtgcgtgcgtgcgtgtttgtgtgcgtgcgtgtttgtgtgcgtgcgtgcgtgtttgtgtgcgtgcgtgcttgtgtgcgtgcgtgcttgtgtgtgcgtgtttgtgtgcgtgcgtgcgtgcttgtgtgtgcgtgtttgtgtgtgtgcgtgcgtgcgtgtgtgcttgtgtttgtgtgtgtgcgtgcgtgcgtgtgcttgtgtgcgtgcttgtgtgcgtgcttgtgtgcgtgcttgtgtgcgtgcttgtgtgcgtgagtgcttgtgtgcgtgcgtgcttgtgtgcgtgcgtgcttgtgtgcgtgcgtgcttgtgtcCTTGTGTGCGTGCGCGCTTTTGttcttgtgtgcgtgcgtgtttgtgtgcgtgcgtgtttgtgtgcgtgtttgtgtgcgtgcgtgcgtgtttgtgtgtgtgtttgtgtgcgtgcgtgcatgcaaatgtatgtgtgtgtgtgtttgtatgtgtgtgcctatTCTTTTGGAGTTTAGAAAGCAGCCCTACACCTTGGCCCTTTGGGTCCTTCTATGTGACTACAGCACCCCACTGGCTTTCTATTTGGATGGGGGAACAGAGGTGGCTGTATGCACTTCATATCAAGCTATGATTCTCAGGAAAAAGTTTGGTCAACtcaacaacaaaacaagaaaaaaaaacaGCCCCAAATTCCAGTTGGCAAACTAAACCACGGAACATCTGGAGAATCTTCTAAAAACCAAAACCACTGAAATCCATTTTCTCCCCCACTGATAAATAACCACTGGGCTAAGAGGGAGAACCCCCCCAGCCTGTCATCCAACACAGGATCCAGTCTAACGCCATCGCTTCCCTCCCTGGAGCCCCCGAGCTGCTTCAAGCAGTGCCAGTCTCAACAGACTTGTACATCCCCAGGAAGTCAAGATCTTCTCTGTCCCTCACCTTTAATCCAGATTTCGCATCATTCATTAATTCTTGAGCTCTGGCACTCGCGCTCttatcccccactctatctgtaaATCGGGAGGCGGATGTGGGCATGCTGGTGGTCCAACAGCCTTGGCACCGACACAGTCTCGTAGCCTTTGCCCAGCATCTGCTCTTTAATGCAGGGCGGGTGGATGTCGTTGACCAGGTACTCCAGAGACTGCAGGCTGCTGCTCAGCACCGATGTGTTGCACAGCTGGCTCTTACTGGGCAGGCTGCAGCACAGGCCTCCCCCACTCCCGCTGTCCATGGCggggtagtggtgatggtggtgggggtggtggtggtagccCATCTCCCTGTGGCCCCCCGTAGCTGGTcctcctgtggtggtcctcaggaGCTCCTGGTGGGGGTTGTAACAGTCACTGTCAGGGGTGACCAGCACGCTGTTCCAGGGCGGGGCAAAGTACTGGCCCACAGAGAAGTTGCCATGCATCCCCATGCAGTTCAGAGGGGAGGAGCTGACCTTGTCCAGGCACCCCCCGCTGCCAACGCCCCCCGTCGGGTGGTAGggtctggaggaggaggaggacgacgacgACAACACCTGGGCCTTGGCCATAATCCCCCCTCCCCCCGGGGCACCACAGCTTTCAGGGGACTTACTGATGGCCCCTCCTCCCCCACTGCCCCCACTGTACATGCGAAGCACagcctgttgttgttgctgctgctgtttctGCCACAGGATGTAGTCCATACTGTCCGAGTACACCCCGGCCTTCATGGCCTCGCCACTGTGGGCCGCCAGCGGCAGCCCCGCTCCTGTGTACACCAGGTTAGGCTGGGGCGCAATGCTGCCCACATAGCCGCCCCCTGAGGAGCCAGAGGAGATGCCCATGACACCCCCCGCACCCTGCTTGGAGGGGCTGGGGTTGGTGGAAGGTGCAGTGGAGGAGGTGGCCCCCTGGCACACTTGCTGCAGAGCCTGGGCCTGGCAGTGCTGGTTTATCTGATAGATGATGCTCTGGATGGAGGGAAGATTGGACTGGGAAAGGGGCTGGGCCAGGCCTCGCCCCCCTGTCACGGGGATCATAGAGCCGGCCACAGTGACGTTAGGGGGCACCGAGCGGGAGAGGGCAGGGGCTTCAGGGGGCTTCGAGGACCCCGTGTGGTACACCATCTGGCCGTGGCCATTGGCTAAAGTGCTACTGCTAGGGGGCGGGTACGGGGCCACAGCTATTTGGGCCGGGGAGAGCTTAGTCCGTCTGCCTTCCGAGTTCTTGATGATGCCCTTAGTGGGGCCGAAGGGGGAGGGTGAGGAggcattgacaatggccaggaGTCCTGTGTAGCCGCCGGTGTGGAGGTGTGGGTAGGGGCTGTAGCGCTGgctacctgtggtgtcaaagcCATTCACAGTCCGGTTAAGGTGCTTGTGCTGGG
It encodes the following:
- the LOC139577114 gene encoding protein FAM222A-like isoform X1; translated protein: MLACLQRRQNPPIPSSQYPLCVSKALEPPQALSRKCELVVPMHSPRYPSVTELDAYAQKMQSSPLSIKIFPTNIRVPQHKHLNRTVNGFDTTGSQRYSPYPHLHTGGYTGLLAIVNASSPSPFGPTKGIIKNSEGRRTKLSPAQIAVAPYPPPSSSTLANGHGQMVYHTGSSKPPEAPALSRSVPPNVTVAGSMIPVTGGRGLAQPLSQSNLPSIQSIIYQINQHCQAQALQQVCQGATSSTAPSTNPSPSKQGAGGVMGISSGSSGGGYVGSIAPQPNLVYTGAGLPLAAHSGEAMKAGVYSDSMDYILWQKQQQQQQQAVLRMYSGGSGGGGAISKSPESCGAPGGGGIMAKAQVLSSSSSSSSRPYHPTGGVGSGGCLDKVSSSPLNCMGMHGNFSVGQYFAPPWNSVLVTPDSDCYNPHQELLRTTTGGPATGGHREMGYHHHPHHHHHYPAMDSGSGGGLCCSLPSKSQLCNTSVLSSSLQSLEYLVNDIHPPCIKEQMLGKGYETVSVPRLLDHQHAHIRLPIYR
- the LOC139577114 gene encoding protein FAM222A-like isoform X2 — encoded protein: MHSPRYPSVTELDAYAQKMQSSPLSIKIFPTNIRVPQHKHLNRTVNGFDTTGSQRYSPYPHLHTGGYTGLLAIVNASSPSPFGPTKGIIKNSEGRRTKLSPAQIAVAPYPPPSSSTLANGHGQMVYHTGSSKPPEAPALSRSVPPNVTVAGSMIPVTGGRGLAQPLSQSNLPSIQSIIYQINQHCQAQALQQVCQGATSSTAPSTNPSPSKQGAGGVMGISSGSSGGGYVGSIAPQPNLVYTGAGLPLAAHSGEAMKAGVYSDSMDYILWQKQQQQQQQAVLRMYSGGSGGGGAISKSPESCGAPGGGGIMAKAQVLSSSSSSSSRPYHPTGGVGSGGCLDKVSSSPLNCMGMHGNFSVGQYFAPPWNSVLVTPDSDCYNPHQELLRTTTGGPATGGHREMGYHHHPHHHHHYPAMDSGSGGGLCCSLPSKSQLCNTSVLSSSLQSLEYLVNDIHPPCIKEQMLGKGYETVSVPRLLDHQHAHIRLPIYR